One genomic segment of Pseudorasbora parva isolate DD20220531a chromosome 6, ASM2467924v1, whole genome shotgun sequence includes these proteins:
- the LOC137079394 gene encoding 2-epi-5-epi-valiolone synthase: protein MFGHISNPAEIQALKNNSKAMKRFIVIDETVNDLYGSQVAAYFEARGVTYKILHLPTTEENKSMTLVTSILEEVHKFGIDRRTEPIIAIGGGVCLDIAGLAASLYRRRTPYIRVPTTLLAYIDASVGAKTGVNFANCKNKLGSYIPPVATFLDRTFLCTLPRRHISNGMAEMLKMALMKHKGLLELLQKEGRSLLDSKFQPRIPENAHMDAASVSTRLAIETMLEELAPNLWEDDLDRLVDFGHIISPVLEMKVLPALLHGEAVNIDMAFMVYVAHERGFLTEEEKRHIILCMQSLELPVWHSDCTLDLVQKSFTERLKHSGGLLRMPLPTALGKARIFNDIEDSIVCRAFKKWCDENCETTMKPQ, encoded by the exons ATGTTCGGCCATATCTCCAACCCTGCGGAGATCCAAGCCCTTAAGAACAACAGCAAAGCAATGAAGCGATTCATTGTGATTGACGAGACTGTTAATGATCTTTACGGCTCTCAGGTTGCAGCGTATTTCGAAGCGAGAGGGGTGACTTACAAGATCCTTCACTTACCCACAACTGAGGAGAACAAGTCTATGACACTCGTGACCAGCATCTTGGAGGAGGTCCATAAATTTGGAATTGACCGCCGTACGGAGCCCATTATCGCTATTGGTGGAGGCGTGTGCCTGGATATCGCGGGTCTCGCCGCATCTCTGTATCGCAGACGCACTCCATATATTCGTGTCCCTACAACTCTGTTGGCTTACATTGATGCCAGTGTAGGAGCAAAGACAGGGGTTAATTTTGCCAACTGTAAAAATAAGCTAGGGTCCTACATACCCCCCGTGGCAACGTTCCTGGACAGGACTTTCCTGTGCACGCTTCCACGCCGCCATATTTCTAATGGAATGGCCGAGATGttaaag ATGGCGCTGATGAAACACAAAGGACTACTTGAACTTTTGCAGAAGGAGGGCAGAAGTTTGTTGGACTCTAAGTTCCAACCGAGAATCCCAGAAAATGCGCATATGGACGCAGCGAGTGTGTCCACTAGACTGGCCATTGAAACCATGCTGGAGGAACTTGCCCCAAACCTGTGGGAGGATGACCTGGACAGGCTGGTGGACTTTGGCCATATCATCAGTCCAGTGCTTGAAATG AAAGTACTTCCTGCACTTTTGCATGGAGAAGCGGTGAACATTGACATGGCTTTCATGGTCTATGTGGCTCATGAAAGGGGCTTTCTGACGGAAGAGGAGAAAAGACATATCATTTTGTGTATGCAGAGTCTAGAGCTTCCGGTGTGGCATTCAGATTGCACTCTGGATCTAGTACAGAAGTCTTTTACTGAGCGACTCAAGCACTCCGGTGGACTTCTGAGAATGCCTCTGCCGACAGCGCTGGGAAAAGCAA GAATCTTCAATGACATAGAAGACAGCATTGTGTGTCGAGCATTCAAGAAATGGTGTGATGAAAACTGTGAAACCACCATGAAACCACAATAA